The region CCATGTTGGTGTGTAGTTAAAACTCGGTGTAATTGAGCATGACGTGTTCAGCGTGGGCCGGGGTGGCCGGTTGCTGACTGCGCCATTGGATCACAGCCGGGGTGGACGTTAAATCGAACTGGTCGCGTCCCAAAGCCCGGTTGAGAATACGTGCCGACCGCCATGCCATCAGGCTGAGCTGGGGTTCGGCGATGCCGTGGCTGTGCATGCCGGCGTTGACGGCAAACAGGCAGTTTTCCTGCGGGCCCTGCCACTCCAGGGTGAAGTCGGGGGCAACGCGGTACTGGTCATCTGCCGTGGTCAGCAGGCGCTCCGCCAGCGGGGCGAGAAACGCCGGGCGATCCTGCTGATAACCGGTGGCGAAGATCACCACATCGGTATCGAACGTTTCTTTGCCCTGATCGAGGTGGTGATGGGTCACCAACTGATAGCCGCCAGCCTGAGCGTGGATCGCCGCCAGCGAACGGCTTGGCAGCAGGTGCGCCCAGGGTTTTTCACGCAGCACTTCAAATTGGTGATACATCGCGCGGTAGATGGCCAGCAGCGAATCGCTGGTGATGCCGTCGGAGGTCATTTTCTGTTCGGTCAACATGCGTTGCTTGGCGCTGTCGTTCAGGCCATAAAAGCTGTCGACGTAGTCCGGCGTGAAGTACTCGTTGGCGAACGCCGCTTCATCCAGCGCATTGTAGTTATTGCGGCGCGAGATCCAGTTCAGCTGCGTCGGTTGGCCCCACTCGCCGCGGAAGATGTTCAGGAACAGATCGGCGCCGCTCTGGCCGCCGCCGACGATGGTGACGCGTTTGCCGGTCAGATCCGGATTGCGCAAGGTCATCTCGCTGGCGTGGAAGCAGCGGTCGTTTTGCTCGGTAACGCAGTCCGGCAGCTTGATGCGCTTGCCGATGCCCAGGCAGACATGGCGCGCCCGGTAGGTCGCGCGCTGGGTGGTGACGACAAACTGGCGCTGCCGGTCGTCAAAATCCACGCTCTGAATATCCTGGCTGAACTCGAGCGAACTCAGCCCGTTGGCGGCCCAGTCGAGGTAATCGGCGAACTCTTCGCGCGACACCGTACGCAGTTCGGTGGTCAGGAAACGGTAGAATTTCTTCCTTTTCACCAGGTAGTTAAGAAAGCTGTACGGGTTGGTGGGCGACACCGCGCTGACCAAATCTTTCAGGAAGCTGGTCTGCATATGGCAATCCGGCACCATCATGCCGGGGTGCCAGGAAAAGTGCGGTTTGCGCTCCAGGAATTTGCCGTTAAAGCCGGCAACTTCGCTGCCGAGCGCGGCGATGCTGAGGTTGAAGGGGCCGACGCCGATGCCGATGAAATCCAGAGGCTGATTCATTGGGCAAACTCCTTGGTGACCAAATAAAGAGGGTTATCCAGATCTTGCAGATAGTTTGGCAACATGCGGCTGCCGCCATCCTGCTCCGAATAGGTGAGTTTCACCGGGTTGAGCACCACGCGAATAATTTGTGGTTTGAATAAGTCAAAGAGGGCGAAGCGTTCTGCCATGTCTGGGTGCTGCGCCATATAGCGCTCCAGCACCTGCGCCAGCAGTTGATAGAAACGGGATTCACTGACCCCGCAGGCCTGCATCAGCGGCGAGATAAAACGCAGCACGGTGACGAAATGCCCGGTTTGCAAATCATGGATCAGATAGTCGGCGGACAGGCGCACGGTAACGTCCTTCACCACCTTCGGCAGCGAGGCCGCTTCCGGGAAGTCCTGATCCACCAGGCGCATATCGCCCTGGAAGTCTTTCAGCAGCACCCGTTGCGGCACATGGTCCTTCATCACCAGCGTGATGTTTTGGCCGTGGGCGATCAGGGCTACGCCGTAACGGCACATCAGGTGGTACATCGGCAGTACCACCCGGCTGAACATCTGTTGCAGCCAGGCTTCGGCGCTCAGGCCGGACCGGGCGATGTAGGCGCCGATCAGCGGCTGGCCGTGGTTATCGGTTTCCATCAGCGTCGCCATCAGAATGGCCTGCTCGCCGTCGCGCAGATAGCACGAAGGATTTTCGCGCCAAATCACCCCCAGCATTTCCTGGTAGCGATAGGGCGCTTTGGCCAGCGCCGCGTAGGTTTGGTGCATCATATAGCCTGCGGCCGGCTCACCGAGGATCTCGGCACCGCTGGCGCGCAGCGTACTGTCTTCGGCAAACACCTGCTGCAGCCAGCGAGAGGCTGCCGGCCCGGCGCTGATGTACTTGCCCGGAATGCCGCGGTAACACGAGGTGTTGTAAATGGTCAGCGGCAGCTTGATGTCGAACGCTGAGCGGCGGCTGACGTTGGTCAGGGTGCGCAATGATTGCTGCGCCAGATAGCTGTCGCCAAACTCGCCC is a window of Serratia plymuthica DNA encoding:
- a CDS encoding lysine N(6)-hydroxylase/L-ornithine N(5)-oxygenase family protein — protein: MNQPLDFIGIGVGPFNLSIAALGSEVAGFNGKFLERKPHFSWHPGMMVPDCHMQTSFLKDLVSAVSPTNPYSFLNYLVKRKKFYRFLTTELRTVSREEFADYLDWAANGLSSLEFSQDIQSVDFDDRQRQFVVTTQRATYRARHVCLGIGKRIKLPDCVTEQNDRCFHASEMTLRNPDLTGKRVTIVGGGQSGADLFLNIFRGEWGQPTQLNWISRRNNYNALDEAAFANEYFTPDYVDSFYGLNDSAKQRMLTEQKMTSDGITSDSLLAIYRAMYHQFEVLREKPWAHLLPSRSLAAIHAQAGGYQLVTHHHLDQGKETFDTDVVIFATGYQQDRPAFLAPLAERLLTTADDQYRVAPDFTLEWQGPQENCLFAVNAGMHSHGIAEPQLSLMAWRSARILNRALGRDQFDLTSTPAVIQWRSQQPATPAHAEHVMLNYTEF
- the iucC gene encoding aerobactin synthase IucC encodes the protein MTTADYANWQRVNRQMIAKILAELEYERTLHAEQHDGQWRIALGDARYTFSAERGIWGWLHIDAASLACDSQPLAADQTLRQLAQVLKMDDAQIAEHLEDLYATLRGDMQLLSARHGMSAQDLIALDADALQCLLAGHPKFIFNKGRRGWGLSALQQYAPEYQGQFRLHWVAAKRGSFVWCADDDYPLENLLNSAMDYAERRRFDHLWRELKLNDDWIPVPLHPWQWQQKIALHFLPQLAEGELVELGEFGDSYLAQQSLRTLTNVSRRSAFDIKLPLTIYNTSCYRGIPGKYISAGPAASRWLQQVFAEDSTLRASGAEILGEPAAGYMMHQTYAALAKAPYRYQEMLGVIWRENPSCYLRDGEQAILMATLMETDNHGQPLIGAYIARSGLSAEAWLQQMFSRVVLPMYHLMCRYGVALIAHGQNITLVMKDHVPQRVLLKDFQGDMRLVDQDFPEAASLPKVVKDVTVRLSADYLIHDLQTGHFVTVLRFISPLMQACGVSESRFYQLLAQVLERYMAQHPDMAERFALFDLFKPQIIRVVLNPVKLTYSEQDGGSRMLPNYLQDLDNPLYLVTKEFAQ